The following coding sequences lie in one Pontibacter sp. G13 genomic window:
- a CDS encoding NUDIX domain-containing protein, translating into MTHLPKFCEACGSDRLTSLTATSTLCLACQHTTYRNPLPVVLAIVPVDDGVLLVKRGEESGYGSWAFPGGFLEANETWQEGTARELREETGLVLPASTFSIQQAVSVQSGSYLLIFSIAEPIDSSMIPDFKANEEVLEIGIQRTPIELAFEAHTQMLKQYFETQTENSAKVQLNS; encoded by the coding sequence ATGACCCACCTACCCAAATTCTGCGAAGCATGTGGCAGCGACCGACTCACCTCGCTCACTGCCACAAGTACTTTGTGCCTTGCCTGCCAACATACGACCTATCGGAATCCATTGCCAGTGGTCCTAGCCATCGTACCCGTAGATGACGGCGTGCTCCTCGTCAAACGCGGGGAAGAATCAGGATATGGATCTTGGGCATTTCCGGGTGGGTTTCTCGAAGCGAATGAAACTTGGCAAGAGGGCACTGCGAGGGAATTGCGGGAGGAAACCGGATTGGTATTGCCTGCATCGACCTTTAGCATTCAGCAAGCCGTCAGCGTGCAATCGGGGAGCTATTTGCTTATATTCAGTATCGCTGAACCAATAGATTCAAGCATGATTCCCGATTTCAAAGCCAATGAAGAGGTCTTGGAGATCGGGATTCAACGAACTCCCATCGAGCTCGCCTTTGAAGCCCATACTCAAATGCTCAAGCAGTATTTTGAAACACAAACAGAAAACTCGGCCAAGGTCCAACTCAACTCATAG